AAGAAATGAGCGCATTCGATCTCGCGGGAAAACTCGCAGTCGTCACCGGCGGTGCCAGCGGCATCGGCGTCGGCATTTCCGAACTGCTGGCCGAGGCCGGGGCGACGGTGGTCATCGCCGACATCGACGCCGCGCGCGCCGCGGACCAGGCCGATGCGCTGAAAGGCGCCGGGCACAAGGCGGCGTCGGTCGCGGTCAACCTGGCCGACGAGGCTTCGGTCGTCGCCGCCTGTGCCGAGATCGTCGCCGAGCACGGCACGCCCTGGGTGCTGGTCAACAACGCGGGCCTCCAGCACCGCGAGCTGCTGCTCGAAGGCAGCGTCGCGCATTGGGAACGCAACAATGCGGTCAACGCGCGTGGGCCGTTCCTGATGATCCGCGAGATCGGCAAGGCGATGGTCGCGGCGGGGCGGGGCGGACGGATCGTCAATGTCGCCAGCTCGGGCCTGATCGGCCAGATGGTCCACGGCCTCTCGGCCTATCTCGCCTCGAAGGGTGCGCTCGCGGCGCTGACCCAGGCGAGCGCGATGGAACTCGCCGAGCACGGCATCACGGTGAACACGGTGCTCCCTGGCGGCGTGGGAACGCCCGGCGCGATCGGTGCTGAGGGTCCGCCGCCCGTGGGCCCCGGCAACCGCCGTCCGCCGCTGGGCATGTGCGAGCCGCGCGACATCGGCTCGGCCGTGCTCTATTTCGCCACGCCGATGGCGCGCTATGCGACCAACCAGACGATCTGCGTCGACGGCGGTTTCTCGATCACCTGATACGAAAAAGGGGCCGCGCTTTCACGCGGCCCCTCGCTATTTCCGGCGTTGCCGCGCCTACTTCGGCGGCATGCGGATCGCGCCGTCGAGGCGGATCAGCTGGCCGTTGAAATAGGTGTTGCGCGTCAGTTCCATCACCAGGCTGGCGAATTCCTCGGGCTTGCCGAGGCGCTTGGGGAAGGGCACCGCGGCGCCGAGGCCGTTGAA
The window above is part of the Novosphingobium sp. G106 genome. Proteins encoded here:
- a CDS encoding SDR family NAD(P)-dependent oxidoreductase, yielding MSAFDLAGKLAVVTGGASGIGVGISELLAEAGATVVIADIDAARAADQADALKGAGHKAASVAVNLADEASVVAACAEIVAEHGTPWVLVNNAGLQHRELLLEGSVAHWERNNAVNARGPFLMIREIGKAMVAAGRGGRIVNVASSGLIGQMVHGLSAYLASKGALAALTQASAMELAEHGITVNTVLPGGVGTPGAIGAEGPPPVGPGNRRPPLGMCEPRDIGSAVLYFATPMARYATNQTICVDGGFSIT